A segment of the Populus nigra chromosome 12, ddPopNigr1.1, whole genome shotgun sequence genome:
atcataaaataatatactttctattaatttacttttcataaaaaatagattttatcttaatttacaaataaactAGTTTAAATCTATCTCTTattatctaacaaataaaatataaaggacTGGATGCACTAAAtcgttttaatcaatttttttttatccaggaTAAGAGATATTTTCTAATCAACTTGTACATCAATACTATGATACAAAACtctcttttatttgaaaaacagaaaaataaaataaaataaaataaaataaaataaaataatgccaACTGTTGAAGTTCTATTTACCGAAGAAGAAGAGTTACTCCTTTTAACGGTGGAGGCTGCCGACAGTGTGTTTACTGTAATCAAACCTGCTATTACAACAGATTAGTGCTACTGTACAAGTAACCCTACCcccaatataaattatatctttaattattaattaataatttaaaatattaggttaaattattttttaaataatattataattttattgatcaaaTCATCacgaatttaaatattattattatcattttatcttataaaaattaaatacatacaaaaatttatattttactttgaattatatattaaatattaactcatatattttttaaactttgaaagatatattgaataataatataaattatatataagggttgataaaaagtttaaaattatgagttgggatgatttttttatgagggAATATTAAAtgctatttaaaattattaccaTATTACTTATGTACTTGCTAATGTCCCACTTAAGAATTTAGATAAATGTTAATAATCAAGAGCAAGAATTAGTAAATGATTTGTAACTTCAGTATTTTCACTATTATAATACTTTAATTGTTTTCCGATTATATGCTGATGCGGTGTGAATATAAAGGCCAATGTTTCAGACAAATTGTTCTCGCTTTACTGTCAATGGAGATTTTATAAGgaagtaattaaataatttgccTGATTGACCAGCagcaagaaaagggaaaaaaaggaaggtGAAACTCTGGGGCATAAAGCCAAGGGTCCATGCCAAAATCGTCAGGCTCACATGGCTAGCAGTTTCCAAGATCCAACAACTCCCTAACCAGTCCCTGAAAGCATTGTCTGCTACATGAGCAAACTTGTATgcgaaaaaaagaaaggaagggcAGAAAAGACTGGTATCGAATCTAAGAAAAGCCATGAGAGATCACATGAGGATGAGGTGTAAGAGGAGTTTCCCATTTTCTCtcctttgttaaatttagaattattttggtggggagagagagggagtagCACAATCAGATATATGGCCCATTGGTGTTGAATTGGGTTGGAAACAAACTTGTCCAGAAGAATATTGAATTTGAAGAAACAGAGAAATCTTTTCAAGTCTTGTAGAtctgtttttagtttttactcaACAGGTTGATGCCAACATTCCACCACGCACCCACCATCATTACCTCAATTCTCtacttctttctctctttttatccTCGACGGTCTTCAATGGTGGTGACTTATTAGGTGTGCTGTCTTTTGTTTCCATTGCTTTCTTCGCCTTCATGTCTCTTTGAAAGTTTGaatctttcttcatttcttgaAACAAATACCCTGTCTTTATCACTTTCACCATATAAAAGCCTCAAACATTAATACAAGACAGCAACATACGAATCATTCTCTCATTTGGGTTTTTGATAAGTTTTGGGTGGTATCAAGTACTGTTTATAGATACCCTTTGAAAGAGTGATCTGGGAGTCCTAGAAATTCGCTACTGCAGGCATTTCTGGTTAAATCTTAGTCTAAGGTAGTGTTTGGGTGTCCAAAGTTGTGGGAATTCTTGATATAGAGGCAAAAGGGTATCCAACTTTCCTTTCAATTTGTGCAATTTTGGTCCTTTATCAATTTTAGGTCATATATAGCATCATTATGCAGAAAATGGTAGCAGGAAATGGGCTACTTTACCCGATTTTAGGTTTTGCATCATGTGTGGCTTTCATTTACATGTCTTTTGGTGACTTTATACTCACCAACCATCAAGAACACAGGGAGCTAAGTTTTGTGGAGAGAAATGGGACTCAGTTTATGGTGGATGGCAGGGCTTTTTACATTAACGGATGGAATTCTTATTGGTTGATGGATCATTCTGTCGATGAAGATAGGAAACCTAGAGTTAGTGCAATGCTGGAAGCTGGTGCCAAGATGGGTCTCACTGTTTGCAGAACTTGGGCATTCAATGATGGTGGCTACAACGCACTCCAGGTCTCCCCTGGTAGATTCGATGAGCGGGTCTTAAGGGTATGGCATTTGCTTTATTCATTCTAGTTGTAGTTTAATTTTGCTCTGATGAATTGCCTGAATAAATTGCTGGAAAATTATGGACATGGTTGCTGTATAAACTTCACCTTACCACCCAGGCAATTTTGCCTGATAGTCATTCTGAGTTTTCATGCCTCTATCTACTGCTGTTTAAAAGTTTAGCTTTATTTAATACTGTAATGAAACAAATGAATTAGTTGTAATCAAGTAATTGTATGTGAAACAACAACCAAGCCTTGATCCTAAACTAGTCGGGTCGATTTTATGGATCCACAGATACACCATTAACACTGATGCATGCACGCAATTAATTGGGCCTGTCTGTTACTGTGTTTTAATTGAGGAAACGTgagaagaaaaaactttaaagttTCCTTGAACTGTAAATGAGAAGAACACAAGGGCCATAGAGaataaaaacaaaggaaacagGTATATCATTTCAATGCCCTATACTTTTAGTGCCTCCAATTTTGTCCTCTTCTTAAATTtatcagaaagaaaaaactttaaagttTGTGCATTAAATGATTTTGATTCTATAATTTCTtagtcattttctttattttgcatCGTCAATTGTTGTTCCATCCCtcagtttgaaaatatatttatgaccAAAAGTCTGCCTTCTCCACACATAAACTTTCAATGAAGAAATAATTTAGGCTAAAAAAGGTTAAGTCTTTAAAGAATTTTCTCTCTTCATGTTTATATTGAAATGCGTTGGAGTTTTTCATGGCATTAACTCATTGAAAATGTCCAAAGCTGAGAAGGCATTTTACTGATTTCGTTGTTATCAAGATCAATAATGATACTACCAGCATTATTTTAATGACTGAGATTTTGGCAGGCTTTGGATTATGTTATTGCAGAAGCCAGGCAACATGGAGTCAGACTACTACTTAGTTTAGTCAACAACTTAAAGGCATATGGTGGAAAGACTCAGTATGTGAATTGGGCATGGGAGGAAGGCATTGGTTTGAGCTCGTCaaatgattctttcttctttgatcCATCCATCAAAAGATATTTCAAGCATTATGTAAAGgtacttatttattttgctaGCTACCgtgaaataattatagagccAAATTGGGACTGCTCTTGAGTTCTCCTTTTATGTTATCAAGGATGTGTCATAACATATCATCGGCACAGTTGAGTCTCTTTCCAAGTTTtgttgaaaaggaaaatttccTTCTCATTCATGTTGGTAGTTAGTACCCTGACTTTTTAGTGTGCCCCTAAAATGGAAGCAGATAGATGCTAGACATATTTGCATTAGCAGGAGCCATTTAGTTTATAATAAACACGAGGTCCAACTATTCACAATTCTAGCTTCTGTTAGTTATCCTTCTTTTACAGAAATAAGCCATGCCACCACATACCTTAAACTTGTTGTGAAATTTGTTGAGTGTAACTAATTGCCAACGGTGGCTGCACTGCACATCCTAATCTAGAATGGGTCGCAAATGCCCTCAGCAATCATTCATGGACTTAGGAAAAGTTATGCTCTGTCGAAGATTATTTACTGGGACTTCATCTGATGATAGATAGCATGagtaaatgaaagaaatttctTATGTCATTTTTTGCAAGTTATTAACTATTTATCCTTCATCTCCTCGTGTTCCTTAAGATGaagtttttattgtatttacaTGCTTAAAACCATGATTGTTTTCCTTGTAAGAACTATTTAGCTGTTAGATATAGGATAGTATGTTTTggtgtttgtatttttcttgtcaGGTATACTGGAACTATTAGGATGTACAACTAGCAGCACTTCTTTTACCCAGATCTTCCTATATTTGATAACAAgttctttaaaattttgtataaCAATTCCTGATTTTCATTGCATTGGACCTAAACTATATGGTTGGAAGTtcatgaaagcaaaagacatttcttttaagaatcaatttcaTGCCTGCTTATCTTGCAAGGCATTGTGGGAACTTGTTAAGTTATAATTCTATAGCACTTGGAACTATTTTGTTTCATTAGGAATTTTTTTATCGTTTCTAAAATAAATCCTTTTTCCAGACTTTGTTGACCAGGAAAAACACCATCACAGGGATTGAATATAGGAATGATCCTACCATATTTGCATGGGAGTTGATGAATGAGCCCCGTTGCATGTCTGATCCTTCAGGTGACACTCTTCAAGTAAGTTGTGAactcttttccctttttattttcttacaaacaTCAAGTACTTCCAAACTTAAAGCTggctttcaaataaaatcattaatttcctGGACTTTGGGCTTCATCTCAAACTTTCTCAAACTTGGTTGCTGTAATAGCAACTGTAATACTTTTTCTGTGAAATTCTCATGAATAGGTGCGCTAGATTACTGAAAATATGTTCTAAACTCTCTTTCATGACTTACATTTTTTTGACAACATCTACACGTTATTGCAACTGATCGGAGGAAGCAAATGTATGTAGATGAACCAAACTATTTAGCTTCAAGCTTAGTTAAGTTGGAAACTGCCATAACCAAACCTTAATTCTGCCTTTGCTTGCTTTTGTGTGCTTAGAGAACAGACTAAGAAGAGGGAGAGAATTTTTCCccttcaaatgattgattattaTGTGAGTATGCATTAACTCATGGTATCGAATTGCAGGATTGGATAGAAGAAATGTCAGCTTTCGTGAAAACAATTGACAAGAACCATCTTCTAACAGTGGGCCTGGAAGGTTTTTATGGTCCTAAAAATCCCAAAAGGTTAACTGTGAACCCAGAATCTTGGGCATCAAGCCTTGGATCTGATTTTGTTCGCAACTCCAAAGCGCCTGCCATTGACTTTGCCTCTGTTCATATATACCCTGATCATTGGTAAGTGATGCATGTTTACTTAGCTCTATTGTAATTTGCTCAAgtcagtaaagaaaaaaataaaacctgatGTTATTAACTAGCCattatgtttttgtctttttgttatttGGTTTGTGTGATGCATTTTGTGAAACACTGAGAAGCCATGTTCCAGTTCTGCTGGGATACCCTTAATAGCTTTAAATGGTTGCCTTGTCCTTTCATGCTTGTACATCTGACTTGTAACCAATTTATCCTTTACATTGGTAGGTTTCCTCATCAAGAATTTGAAGATAAACTGAAATACGTCTCCAAGTGGATGCTTTCACACATTGAAGATGGTCACTATGAGCTAAATAAACCTGTCTTCTTCACTGAATTTGGTTTGTCCAACCTGAACAAGGACTTCCAGCCATCTCAACGGGATCGATTTTACAAAACCATTTTTGACATCATATATAAATCTTCAAAGAGAAAGCGGGCTGGGGCAGGTGCTTTGATCTGGCAGTTGTTTGTTGAAGGAATGGACGATTTTAATGATGATTTTGGGATTGTTCCATGGGAAAGGGAATCAACATACAGAATACTGACTGATCAATCATGTAGATTGGCCAGAATCCATGGAATTTCtccacaaaataaatatttaaaagaattgtGTTTGCAGAGGCAGTGAAATTTTATGGTTCAATTTCTTTGGGGGGGTATGAGTTCTCATTTGTGGTTTGGGATTGCTCCAGCAAGGGATTCAGGTCACAGGTTTTGTACCATATTCTTCTCAATTATACACAAGTTATGAAAGCAGGTAGATGAATTAGATAATATATAGCATTATAGAGATTGCAGAGACTGCTGTAAAATCTTATGCTTTTCACATAAGAGGCTTATGATTTGATGCCTCAAAAAGGAGGTTAGGTTTAGGAATTTATCTGCTTGTAATCAAAAGTGTGTTAGTTCATGGATTGTACAATTTGAAGCTCAAAAGGGCAAATTAAATCCTTACCTATCTAATGATTTTCTTTCGACTTTGCCACAAAAAAATTGTCTTGTCATTTTACCCCGTCATTAGCATGGACTCCATTCCCATGAGCTGGCAGTTCAATTCCGTTGAGCAAGGCTACAATTTTTTAGGGTTTCGCAAAACACACGAATTCAGAGAATACATCTCTTCTACATATTATAATCTCAACAATCCCCAGGTATTTCTGCTGGCACCGCTTGGCGCAGTACATTGTGCAGCTAGTAATTCATTGTCCAGTCTGGTGCATGCAGTAAACCTAGCTTGACAAGCATCTGTTTAAGAAGTCCTGTAACAACAAAATGAAAGTATGAAATCTGTTGTCCGCCTACTTCTGTGTACAATTTGAAGATGAGCTTAGACAGCTGCAATTTGCAAGAGGTTACATTTAAAGTCTGCATTTGCCAAAACATGCAGTAACGCAGGAACATGATATGCAAGGCATGTCCAATTTGCCACATTCTTCAACTAATTGAATTCTTCCCAAGTAGGGTTTTGAAATGATGTTCCCATAATTGGGAGTTACTCTTGCAAGCTAAAAACGTCAACTGCATTGATCAACTAGTTTGTTGGAAACATGGTCAGGTGTTTCCTCAAAAGTtagcaaaaaaaagaagaagaaaaggagctgATTGGCTAAGTTTTACAGTGTTGGTACTTGTCAGCCCTgcaaaaaaataagcaaatgtAAACatattgatttttctgtttcaaaTGAGGTTTTACAGTAGCAGAAAAAATTAATGCAGCCACTTCTGTAAAAGACAAGAAAGTCTGCAAGGAAACTTTATATATGTTCCAAATCTTGTTTTGGTTGGGAAAATCTTCTACAAGGCAAAATATAATGGTTgagaatttttattgtttcgtTTATGTCAATGTCGTTTCCTTTATGGTTGTTATTGTAAGGTCCATGTATGGTTTTTTGGCTACAGCAAGAGCGTTTGGTGCCACCTCAAGCTGTTGAAGAACCACACACACTCAAATGAGAAAATTACGAGGCAGTTTAAGAGGGCTTTAGCTTAAGTCTTTATCATTTGatcattaaagttttaatacTACGTTAAATTACTCTTTGACGGTATTGCCTCAAGTGGGCATgcttaattttaaatcattgctTGTTTTCTCCTctgatttgtttcattttgttttgggacAAACAAAATGTCCATATCAAATGGGATTTCcctgtttttttcaaaatcttacaTGATTTATAAGCAAAAATGTCCTTCCCCGTTGACCTGCTCTGTGAAAACAAGTACATTCATTCGAAACCTCCATATGATTCTCTAATGGGCCATTTGCTAATATTTTTCTCATTGTTGACCATGCTAATCCCACCATTAAGAATGACATCTGaacaataataagaagaaaaaaccccTCTCTATTTCACAAAGTCAGACTTTCTTGGCTTGGGGAGCAAGTACTGAATTGGTGACAGACAGGCAAGCAATTATCGGAGATGCTAGTTTGGATCAACTCTTTGTATGTTATATAGTTAAGGTTATAAATCAGGGTTGCAGTCATATTTCAGCTCACCGGAACTGTTTGGTTATCCAGTTGCTTGAGGTAAGAATCTTGAATCCTATTTGGCTGTCAAATATTTGAAGTCTCGAGTTAAGACTATTAAGAATTTCTTTGTTTGTGATAGCCAGCAGAAGTTGAAGCTATGGATGTCTCGGGAGGGAATTTTACGACAACTTCTCTGGTGACTGAAGGTGAGTTAGCCACGGATCCCATAAATGGCAATGCAAATGACCAACCCTATATTGTCAAGCCATGTGAAGATCCAGATTCAAGATTCAGAATAGAAGAGGCTGAGATCCTGATAAAAAGTCTAAATGAGAGAAGGCTCGAGGTGCACAAAAACATAGCCGAAAGAAGGGTATGTGGCATTACGATTTGGAATCATTACAATGATAGGAAAAGCGTGGTAGATTTACCAACTAAAATGCTAACTATCCTAAAGAATGGTAGCTAATGATATATATCAATAGCCAGTATGATGTCATAAAACAGCAAGACTTCTGTTGAAAGATCTGATATTactaatttttcttgcaataacAGTCGGATCGAGAAGACATAATCTCAAGGTTGAGAATCCTAcatgaaagagaaaagagattGAAAGACGGCGTGGTTTCGAGGAAGAAACAGCAGGGACGTTTACAGGCAGCTCTAGACAAGCTGAGTTTCACAAACAGCGCGTACCAGGATCGAGAGATAAATTCATGCTTAGTTGCTGATGACATCAATTGTCGTGTAAGAATGAATAGCATGTTTAGAGTTCAATTAGTCAAAGCCATTTTGGCTCCGTAACATCTTGACTATAGTTCTTCTCCACTTACCATGCTCTTTCTAACTGACCTATGAAACTGAGTTCAGAACCTGAATTTCAAACTGCTACATGGAAGCAAGAATCTGGCTGCAGAGAAAAAACTTCTGAGAGAGATCAAGGCAAGTGAGAAGGATAAGATTGTCAGTTTGTGGTCGTCACTGAAAGAGATCGATAGTTCTGTAAGTTGAAATACTGAATctgttttcttattcttttaatatgttCACTGTTATGTAGACCTAAATTTACTCACTGTTTGTGTTAGATT
Coding sequences within it:
- the LOC133669727 gene encoding mannan endo-1,4-beta-mannosidase 2-like; this translates as MQKMVAGNGLLYPILGFASCVAFIYMSFGDFILTNHQEHRELSFVERNGTQFMVDGRAFYINGWNSYWLMDHSVDEDRKPRVSAMLEAGAKMGLTVCRTWAFNDGGYNALQVSPGRFDERVLRALDYVIAEARQHGVRLLLSLVNNLKAYGGKTQYVNWAWEEGIGLSSSNDSFFFDPSIKRYFKHYVKTLLTRKNTITGIEYRNDPTIFAWELMNEPRCMSDPSGDTLQDWIEEMSAFVKTIDKNHLLTVGLEGFYGPKNPKRLTVNPESWASSLGSDFVRNSKAPAIDFASVHIYPDHWFPHQEFEDKLKYVSKWMLSHIEDGHYELNKPVFFTEFGLSNLNKDFQPSQRDRFYKTIFDIIYKSSKRKRAGAGALIWQLFVEGMDDFNDDFGIVPWERESTYRILTDQSCRLARIHGISPQNKYLKELCLQRQ
- the LOC133670146 gene encoding uncharacterized protein LOC133670146, encoding MDVSGGNFTTTSLVTEGELATDPINGNANDQPYIVKPCEDPDSRFRIEEAEILIKSLNERRLEVHKNIAERRSDREDIISRLRILHEREKRLKDGVVSRKKQQGRLQAALDKLSFTNSAYQDREINSCLVADDINCRNLNFKLLHGSKNLAAEKKLLREIKASEKDKIVSLWSSLKEIDSSIYPLNYQLLYGCYNASTVGDESILKEIQHLEIAKEKAIANATVKGKIWNSLGPKKALQEEIKFHAKELVDLRKQHLFLKASIKKLEKKLPAVEKRIISLERQLAHLRRQKDEAYEHLINHAD